A window from Chloroflexota bacterium encodes these proteins:
- a CDS encoding (2Fe-2S)-binding protein — protein sequence MTAHVRVRVNGEPREVDVPDHRLLIDTIRYEFGLTGTKLGCGVGVCGACTVLVDGKMVSSCLMLTALADGAEISTIEGLAQDGELAPIQKGFLKYGGFQCGICTPGQIMAAHALLQENPHPTEDEIKDWMMGNLCRCTGYYKIIESIEKTAAGEV from the coding sequence ATGACGGCGCACGTACGCGTCCGAGTGAACGGCGAGCCCAGAGAGGTGGACGTGCCGGACCACCGGCTCCTGATCGACACTATTCGCTACGAGTTCGGCCTCACGGGCACCAAGCTGGGTTGCGGCGTCGGGGTCTGTGGCGCCTGCACGGTGCTGGTTGACGGAAAGATGGTCAGCTCGTGCCTCATGCTCACGGCCCTGGCCGATGGCGCCGAGATCAGCACCATCGAGGGCCTCGCACAGGATGGGGAGCTGGCGCCCATTCAAAAGGGCTTCCTGAAATACGGCGGCTTCCAGTGCGGCATCTGCACGCCGGGCCAGATCATGGCCGCCCACGCGCTCCTCCAGGAGAATCCCCACCCAACCGAGGACGAGATCAAGGACTGGATGATGGGCAACCTGTGCCGCTGCACGGGCTACTACAAGATCATCGAATCCATCGAAAAGACCGCCGCGGGCGAGGTGTGA
- a CDS encoding xanthine dehydrogenase family protein subunit M produces the protein MIPFQLHAPSTLDEAFDLLERYGEDARPISGGTALILLMEQRLVRPEHVIALRGISDLRRLDAANGALHIGAGVPHRSVETSAVARASWPLLTNAYSRVATVRIRNVATVGGGLAHADPNQDPPAALIALNARVAITSRKGQREVAAEDLFQGYYETVLQPGELITEVIVPRPERPPKTAYIKFLPRTADDYPTVAVAVALDMVDGRCNDARIALNAAGPTPIRAKPAEDVLRGQTPTPELLRAAAATVPGLTDPTSDHRGSANYKRRMTEVFTRRALEQALAL, from the coding sequence ATGATCCCCTTCCAGTTGCACGCGCCATCGACCCTCGACGAAGCGTTCGACCTGCTGGAGCGATACGGGGAGGACGCTCGCCCGATCTCCGGCGGCACGGCCCTGATCCTGCTCATGGAGCAGCGCCTCGTCCGACCCGAGCACGTGATCGCGCTCCGGGGAATCTCGGATCTGCGACGGCTCGACGCGGCGAACGGCGCCCTCCACATCGGGGCGGGCGTGCCCCACAGGAGCGTGGAGACGAGCGCCGTCGCGCGCGCGAGCTGGCCACTCCTCACGAATGCGTACAGCCGTGTGGCCACGGTACGCATTCGGAACGTCGCCACCGTCGGCGGCGGGCTTGCCCATGCCGACCCGAACCAGGACCCGCCCGCCGCGCTGATCGCCCTCAACGCGCGCGTGGCGATCACCTCCCGCAAGGGGCAGCGCGAAGTTGCCGCCGAAGACCTCTTCCAAGGCTACTATGAGACGGTCCTGCAGCCGGGCGAGCTGATCACCGAGGTCATCGTGCCCCGACCCGAGCGTCCGCCGAAGACGGCGTACATCAAATTCCTGCCGCGCACAGCGGACGACTACCCAACGGTGGCTGTGGCGGTCGCCCTCGACATGGTGGACGGCCGCTGCAACGACGCGCGCATCGCGCTGAACGCGGCGGGCCCGACCCCTATTCGGGCCAAGCCCGCCGAGGACGTGCTGCGCGGCCAAACGCCGACGCCCGAGCTGCTGCGGGCAGCCGCGGCGACGGTGCCGGGGCTCACCGATCCAACCTCCGACCATCGCGGCAGCGCCAACTACAAACGCCGGATGACCGAGGTCTTCACGCGGCGGGCGCTGGAGCAGGCGCTCGCCCTATAG